From a region of the Zingiber officinale cultivar Zhangliang chromosome 10B, Zo_v1.1, whole genome shotgun sequence genome:
- the LOC122028884 gene encoding E3 ubiquitin-protein ligase XBAT33-like: protein MGNLLGCSAAGERLVTAAKDGDVIEAQKLVEMNPGLARYSTFAGLSSPLHAAAASGHTEIVMMLLEKGADLNLRNICGQTPLMEACCSGRWEVVQTLLLYRCNVSKAEFLNGRTALHFAAAGGHARCIRLLAADVYPGFPLSAITNSSVVEQVGDQHKSLSAKHCDPLALTRFINKAANGGIAALHLAALNGHSNCVHLLLDLHANISAMTLSCASSTMTIGSTPLHYAACGGNLKCCQILLSRGADRSTINSNGWLPVDVARSRGSHRLIPLLTPHSSQSVPAFPPSNYLPLPLMSILQIARVNGLNSSTSSCDESDLCAVCLERTCTVAAAGCGHELCTKCALCLCSTSSINSEMSAPPGSVPCPLCRAGIVSFVSLPTNEIEAGQDIGLCSKCHGLIHGRCQNSFATACGSELCMNPFEVVPPAVCGEVDGYIIPNHSGFDV, encoded by the exons ATGGGGAACTTGCTGGGGTGCTCGGCAGCCGGGGAAAGGTTGGTGACGGCGGCGAAGGACGGCGACGTAATTGAGGCGCAGAAGCTGGTGGAGATGAATCCTGGCCTCGCTAGATATTCGACGTTCGCAGGTCTCAGCTCGCCGTTGCATGCCGCCGCCGCCTCAGGCCATACTGAG ATTGTGATGATGTTGCTGGAGAAGGGAGCAGACTTGAACTTGAGGAACATTTGTGGCCAA actcCATTGATGGAAGCATGCTGCAGTGGTCGATGGGAGGTAGTGCAGACTCTACTACTGTACAGATGCAAT GTATCAAAAGCGGAGTTCTTAAATGGTAGAACGGCACTTCACTTTGCAGCTGCTGGTGGACACGCTCGATGCATTAGATTACTGGCTGCAGATGTTTATCCTGGTTTTCCTCTTTCTGCAATAACCAATTCCTCAGTGGTTGAACAAGTGGGAGATCAGCACAAGTCTCTGTCAGCAAAACATTGTGATCCACT AGCACTCACAAGGTTCATTAACAAGGCAGCAAATGGTGGTATAGCCGCCCTCCACCTTGCTGCTCTAAATGGGCATTCGAATTGcgttcatctgctacttgatctACATGCTAATATCTCAGCCATGACGCTATCTTGTGCATCGTCGACAATGACAATAG GAAGCACACCTTTGCATTATGCTGCATGTGGTGGAAACCTCAAGTGCTGCCAG ATCCTTCTTTCTCGAGGAGCAGACAGATCGACAATCAATTCCAATGG GTGGCTTCCagttgatgttgcaaggagtcgGGGATCTCATCGGCTTATACCCTTGTTAACACCCCATTCTAGCCAATCTGTTCCTGCTTTTCCTCCATCAAACTACTTGCCTTTGCCTCTCATGAGCATCCTGCAAATAGCAAG AGTGAATGGTTTGAATTCTTCAACTTCCTCTTGTGACGAGAGTGATCTATGTGCTGTTTGTTTGGAGAGAACCTGCACTGTAGCTGCTGCAG GCTGTGGTCATGAACTCTGCACAAAATGTGCACTGTGTCTTTGCTCAACGAGCAGCATTAACTCTGAGATGTCAGCACCACCTGGTTCAGTCCCATGCCCTCTCTGTAGGGCTGGGATTGTGTCTTTTGTAAGCTTGCCGACAAATGAGATCGAGGCAGGCCAAGACATTGGCCTCTGCAGCAAGTGCCACGGTCTCATTCATGGACGCTGTCAGAATTCATTTGCCACAGCTTGTGGATCTGAGTTGTGTATGAACCCGTTTGAGGTAGTTCCTCCAGCAGTTTGTGGTGAAGTTGATGGATATATAATTCCAAACCATTCAGGCTTCGATGTGTAA